The genomic DNA CCTTCTGGAGGCGCTCTCCCTTGGGCTTGTCTCCATCTACCAGCCAATCGGCACCCAAATCGCGGGCTACGGATTCTGCGGTGGCCTTCTGCTTTTTCTTTGACACATGCTGGTGGCGGGCCGGTTTCGCATTGGAGACAATGATGTCACTGTCTCGCTGCTTCTTTTCCGGTGTGCCGTCACGGCGAGCGGGAGGAGTCACGTACGTGTCCTTTTCTCTCGAAGATATGAAATTACCTGGGCAATCCTACCCCACGTTAGTACTCTTCGTCGATCGCCTCCACGTCAGGAAGCAGTGGCGCTAGATCCGGCAGACGATCCAAGGAATCAATCCCCAAAAGCTCTAGGAACAATTCCGTCGTTTCATACCGGTGCGCCGCGCCTTCAAAATCATCCTGCGGCAGCTCCCGGACCAACCCGCGCAGGTTCAGAGTACGCATGACGCCATCGACGTTAACTCCACGAACCGCTGCCACCTGCTGGCGCGTTACGGGCTGGCGGTAAGCTACCACCGCTAGCGTCTCTAGGGCAGCGCGTGACAGCTTTGTCTGGGCACCATCCAAAAGAAATTCTTCAACCGCGCCGGCATTCTCGGTGCGCGTATAAAACCGCCACCCCTCTTGGGTCTCGCGCAGGTCAATACCAGAACCGCGACTATCCAACTCCCGCTGAATAGAACGCAAGCAATCACTGACGACGTCCCTTTCTGCCCCCAACGCACGCGCTAAGGACTCTACCGAAGCCGGGGAGTCGAGCACGAGCAGGATTGAC from Corynebacterium tuberculostearicum includes the following:
- the scpB gene encoding SMC-Scp complex subunit ScpB, coding for MDLPLISQLRSRLESILLVLDSPASVESLARALGAERDVVSDCLRSIQRELDSRGSGIDLRETQEGWRFYTRTENAGAVEEFLLDGAQTKLSRAALETLAVVAYRQPVTRQQVAAVRGVNVDGVMRTLNLRGLVRELPQDDFEGAAHRYETTELFLELLGIDSLDRLPDLAPLLPDVEAIDEEY